The Chloroflexota bacterium region CCACCCACACTTTCCGATTGCCATTGGAATCGCCGGTGAACACCGGCCCAACCGGGACAGGCCCGCCCTCCGGCATGTGGTGCGGGTGATTGGCGCAGTAGGTGTAGAAGGGAGTCTCGATGGCAAGGCCGCGGATCTCGCAGTGGTCCTTGATTCCCTTGCCTACTCCGGACCGCTCGTAGCCCGCCGTGCCCTCGTTGACGCGGTTGTACCAGCACGTTCCGCAGCAGTCAGAGCCGCCGTTTGGCATGAAGTTCCTCCTGTCCCTGCCCCGCGCGCACCGAGGGCGGGTCCGATGGGTGGTGAGCTGTGTGCGTCCCCTAGAACCCCGGCGCCGGAATGATCGTCGCCTCCGAGCCGCCCTTGCGCCGCTCGACGATGGCGTCGGCAATCTCCAGGATGCGGTATTCCAGCAGCCTCCAGAGGTGGGTGCCTCGCTGGTAGTTGGCAGGGGCAATCTCCTCGACCCGATCGGCCCTGCGCAGGTTCATGCACTTGTTGAAGGAGTTCTGGTCATCGGGGTCGTAGACGGCCATCGTGTGGCCCTCCATCTGCGTCATCACGGCGAAGCAGGGCACGTCCGTCGGCCCGTCGCCGATGTACACCATGTTGGCGAAGGGGATGCGGTGCTCCTCGTGCGGCACGTGGTCGTTCACGTCCTTGTGCAGGTCCAGATAGCCCTTGTTGACGCGAAAGAGGTACTGCGTCTTCTGCGTGTGGCTGATGGCGCGCTTGGGGAAATAGAGCTTGCCCGCCGCGTCCTCATCAAACTCAGACCCGAAGATCGACTTGACGTAGGGACGGATGTTGCTGCCCTCGATGATCTCGCGCAGGCCGGAGGTGATGATGTAGTGCTCCACCGTCACCCCCTGCTCGTGGTACCTGGGCTGGTCGACGACGGCCGAGAGCTCATTGAAGACCTCTGGCACGCCGGGATAGAAGACGAGGGACATCCCCATGTGGCGAAGGTCCTGGTTGGAGAGTTGCCGGAACGCCTCGTTTTCCAGCAGCAGGCGCATCCACGCCAGCTCCGCCTCGTACGTGGTCTCCGCGACCAGCCGGTCCGTCTCCTGCCAGAACGACGCCGGGTTGAGCCCAAGTCGGGGCAGCACGGTGTCCTCGTGCATGGAATGGGGGCTCAGCGTCTTGTCGAAGTCGTAGACGATGCCGATGATGTTCTGCGGCTGCGGCATGTTCCCCCGCCATTACGAACGCCTGCCTGCGTTCGCAGCTGCGATTCTCCCGCTTGGACAGTCCCTCGACCGCCAGTCCCTAGAACGCCGTTCTTTAGAACGCCGGGCTTTAGCCCGCCGCCACCGGCCACGACCGGGGGCCAATGGTCTTCTGGTACGCCTCGAAGTTGCGCCGGGTCTCCTCGATGTGGTCGCCGCCGAATTTCTCGAGGAAGGCGTCGGCCAGCACGAAGGCCACGGCGGCCTCGCCGATGACCCCGGCGGGCGGCACGTTGCACACGTCCGAGCGCTCGTAGTGGGCCTGCACGGTCTGGCCCGTGACCAGATCGACGGACGGCAGCGGCTTGGCCAGCGTCGCGATGGGCTTGATGGCGAACCGCGCCACCACGGGCATGCCCGTGCTCATGCCGCCCTCGATGCCGCCCGTGCGGTTGGTGGCGCGGTGCCACGGCCCGCTGGCGCTTGGGTACGGCCGCTCGGCGGCGTGCCCGTTGGACTCGATGGGTTGCAGGATGTCGTGGTACTGGGAGCCGAGCAGCTCCGCGGCCTCCCACCCGTTGCCGATGGCCACGGCCTTGCACGCCTGGATCGACATGAGGGCCAGCGAAATGCGGGCATCCAGCTTGCGCTCGTAGTGGACGTGGGCGCCGAGGCCGATGGGCACGCCCGTCGCGACCACCTCCACCATGCCCCCCACGGTGTCGCCGTCCTCCTTGGCCTTGTCGATGAGCTTGATCATCTCGGCCTCGGCCGCCGGGTCGGCGCACTGCACCGGGGACTCGACGACGCGCGCCCAGTCGACGGGGTGGTCGTAGTTGGCCCAGACGCCGCCGATGCAGACGATGTGGGAGTGCACCTCCACGCCGAACTCGCGCAGAAAGTGCTTGGCAACCGAGCCCGCGGCAACACGGGCCGCCGTCTCGCGAGCGGAAGCGCGCTCGAGGATGTTGCGGACGTCGCTCTGGCCGTACTTGATGGTGCCCGGCATGTCGGCGTGTCCGGCGCGGAGGCGCGTGACCGTGTTGCCCGGCTCCTCGACGGGCTCCGTGCTCATCACCTTGTGCCAGTTGGCAAAGTCCTTGTTCTCCAGCCACATGGAGATGGGCGAACCCATCGTCAGGCCGTGGCGGACGCCGGAGAGCAGCTCGGCCCGGTCCTTCTCGATGAGTTGCCGGCCGCCGCGTCCGTAGCCGCGCTGCCGCCGGGCCAGGTCCTCCTGGATGCCGTCCTCGCTGATGGCGAAGCCCGCGGGGAAGCCCTCGACAATGATCGTGAGCCCCTTGCCGTGCGACTCGCCCGCCGTCATGTACTTGACCACAGGATGCTCCTTCTGAGGTGATTCATCAGCCCACTTCAGGCCCACGACAAAGATGGCCCCTAGCTAGGCTTGCAATCCACCACACTACAACAGAGGGTCGTCCCCCACTGCTTCTCTATCGTGCATCTGTTCCGCCGTATCCGACCAAACTTGCTGAGTTTCGTCCCAATGCGCGAATGTGAGCTCTGTATCCTTTATAACCGTGTAGTTTATGCCTCCCCTCACGTGCCACGTTCGCATCCTTGTCTCCCTATGCGGTGCAATCATAGTGCTTCTTATCCACGCATAGCTGTTTGGGACATCCCGAATCTTCGCCTCCAAGTGTAGATAGTAGTCATAGGCTGCTTTGGCCATCGACTCGATAATTATTTCTGGCTCGTC contains the following coding sequences:
- a CDS encoding HAD family hydrolase, which gives rise to MPQPQNIIGIVYDFDKTLSPHSMHEDTVLPRLGLNPASFWQETDRLVAETTYEAELAWMRLLLENEAFRQLSNQDLRHMGMSLVFYPGVPEVFNELSAVVDQPRYHEQGVTVEHYIITSGLREIIEGSNIRPYVKSIFGSEFDEDAAGKLYFPKRAISHTQKTQYLFRVNKGYLDLHKDVNDHVPHEEHRIPFANMVYIGDGPTDVPCFAVMTQMEGHTMAVYDPDDQNSFNKCMNLRRADRVEEIAPANYQRGTHLWRLLEYRILEIADAIVERRKGGSEATIIPAPGF
- the aroC gene encoding chorismate synthase: MTAGESHGKGLTIIVEGFPAGFAISEDGIQEDLARRQRGYGRGGRQLIEKDRAELLSGVRHGLTMGSPISMWLENKDFANWHKVMSTEPVEEPGNTVTRLRAGHADMPGTIKYGQSDVRNILERASARETAARVAAGSVAKHFLREFGVEVHSHIVCIGGVWANYDHPVDWARVVESPVQCADPAAEAEMIKLIDKAKEDGDTVGGMVEVVATGVPIGLGAHVHYERKLDARISLALMSIQACKAVAIGNGWEAAELLGSQYHDILQPIESNGHAAERPYPSASGPWHRATNRTGGIEGGMSTGMPVVARFAIKPIATLAKPLPSVDLVTGQTVQAHYERSDVCNVPPAGVIGEAAVAFVLADAFLEKFGGDHIEETRRNFEAYQKTIGPRSWPVAAG